In one window of Candidatus Polarisedimenticolia bacterium DNA:
- a CDS encoding HAMP domain-containing sensor histidine kinase, with translation MTFRLVGLMSLVLLLSLAAFALLIGSYQGQVMGEVTRTVSTVGKATLQSFDKHFELLEGLHDAGLPEPHLPMKRTFSYRFSTSSSNSKDGASPPPHKDLLPPHGAVAVFNIGGHPEGKGDDAAETDGDRLVMVQVDEVHAESGPTGDTLLTIPTWRMLKKIPDEGSSEKAKVWVYDSGEGDVAEAADAAGVAELTAPLSTPAAVTAPGTARREIVLPIPTSEFTDLFADFRRRTAWLFAGVFVVGTLLSAGLAARFTRPVRRLDAAIRRLAEGDLDVRVEEGSGDEVGRLGRAFNEMTRRLRAGREREGEMRRREKLSALGRMAAGVAHDVRNPLHSIGLTLSNLEETARPREEDRAQEFDRSVALMKDEIRRLDRLVENFLRFARSDRAARAPVDLAQLARETTQLVEKEAVRRGVHVQVDCAAGLSPIAGDLESIRSSILNLVLNSFEAMPEGGTLSLAVSQADGEARLEVADTGRGIPEAEQERVFEFAYTTREDGHGLGLAMVHQVVVEDHGGRVQLTSRPGEGTRVLLAFPIQAAIPAQAASS, from the coding sequence ATGACCTTTCGCCTCGTCGGTTTGATGAGCCTGGTGCTCCTACTATCCCTGGCGGCTTTCGCCCTGCTGATCGGCTCCTACCAGGGGCAGGTCATGGGCGAAGTTACCCGGACCGTCTCCACCGTCGGGAAGGCGACGCTGCAGTCCTTCGACAAGCACTTCGAGCTGCTCGAGGGGTTGCACGACGCAGGCTTGCCGGAACCCCACCTTCCCATGAAGCGGACCTTTTCCTACCGGTTCAGCACCTCGTCTTCCAATTCTAAAGATGGGGCGTCCCCGCCGCCGCACAAGGATCTTCTTCCACCGCATGGCGCCGTCGCGGTGTTCAACATCGGAGGGCACCCGGAAGGAAAGGGCGACGACGCCGCCGAGACCGACGGAGACCGGCTGGTGATGGTGCAGGTCGACGAAGTGCACGCTGAATCGGGCCCGACGGGAGACACCCTGCTGACGATTCCGACCTGGCGCATGCTCAAGAAGATCCCGGACGAAGGCTCCTCCGAGAAGGCGAAGGTCTGGGTCTACGACTCCGGCGAGGGCGATGTGGCAGAAGCGGCCGATGCCGCCGGTGTCGCGGAGCTCACGGCTCCGCTGTCGACCCCCGCCGCGGTCACAGCACCCGGCACGGCGCGGCGCGAGATCGTCCTGCCGATTCCCACGAGCGAGTTCACCGACCTGTTCGCCGATTTCCGCCGGCGCACCGCCTGGCTGTTCGCGGGAGTCTTCGTCGTGGGGACGCTGCTGTCGGCGGGGCTGGCCGCCCGCTTCACGCGCCCCGTGCGCCGGCTGGACGCGGCCATCCGGCGGCTGGCGGAAGGCGATCTCGACGTGCGGGTGGAGGAGGGGAGCGGCGACGAGGTGGGTCGTCTCGGACGTGCCTTCAACGAGATGACCCGGCGCCTGCGCGCCGGACGCGAGCGGGAAGGGGAGATGCGCCGGCGCGAGAAGCTTTCCGCCCTGGGGCGCATGGCGGCGGGGGTGGCGCACGATGTCCGCAATCCCCTGCACTCGATCGGACTGACGCTTTCCAACCTGGAGGAGACTGCCCGCCCGCGCGAGGAGGATCGGGCACAGGAATTCGACCGCTCGGTGGCCCTCATGAAAGACGAGATCCGGAGGCTGGACCGGCTGGTGGAGAACTTCCTGCGCTTCGCCCGCAGCGATCGAGCCGCCCGTGCCCCGGTGGATCTGGCGCAGCTGGCGCGCGAGACGACGCAGCTGGTGGAGAAGGAGGCGGTCCGGCGCGGCGTGCACGTGCAGGTCGACTGCGCCGCGGGACTGTCGCCCATCGCGGGGGATTTGGAGTCGATCCGCTCCTCCATCCTGAACCTTGTGCTCAACAGCTTCGAGGCGATGCCCGAAGGGGGAACGCTGAGCCTCGCCGTGTCGCAGGCCGATGGCGAAGCGCGGCTGGAGGTCGCCGATACCGGTCGCGGCATCCCCGAAGCCGAGCAGGAGCGGGTCTTTGAGTTCGCCTACACGACGCGCGAGGACGGTCACGGATTGGGGCTGGCGATGGTGCACCAGGTGGTGGTCGAGGACCACGGCGGGCGGGTGCAGCTGACCAGCCGGCCGGGCGAGGGGACCCGCGTCCTCCTGGCGTTCCCGATCCAGGCAGCCATTCCCGCACAGGCCGCCTCCTCATGA
- a CDS encoding aldo/keto reductase, with the protein MPLDHYVSLGCSGLAVSPMCLGTMTFGEDWGWGASEAESKRILERYLEAGGNFIDTANFYTRGHSEKILGDALGRHPAKRHKAVLATKFFGNMSPGDPNAGGAGRKAIYSQCEHSLRRLQTDFIDLYWMHAWDRHTPIDETMRALEDLVRAGKIRYIGFSDTPAWKVMEAQGIARQLGGSPVIALQIEYSLLERTVEGELVPMALHAGLGITPWSPLRSGVLTGKYTRENARKGDAPRGERVTQSLTEQAFKVIDGVKAVAGELQTTPARVALAWVRSRPGVASPILGVRTMAQLEDNLQALEVQLSSAHLETLEAISRPQLNFPAEFLQRAGNFARGGATLNGETSMALPLAPTSEKPAY; encoded by the coding sequence ATGCCACTGGATCATTACGTCAGCCTGGGATGCTCGGGCTTGGCGGTGAGCCCGATGTGTCTGGGAACGATGACTTTCGGCGAGGATTGGGGCTGGGGCGCGAGTGAAGCCGAGTCCAAGCGCATCCTGGAACGCTATCTGGAGGCCGGCGGCAATTTCATCGATACGGCGAATTTCTACACGCGTGGCCATTCCGAGAAAATTCTGGGGGACGCCCTGGGCCGCCACCCGGCGAAGCGCCACAAGGCGGTCCTCGCGACCAAGTTCTTCGGGAACATGAGTCCCGGCGATCCGAATGCCGGAGGCGCGGGCCGCAAGGCGATCTACAGCCAGTGCGAGCATTCGCTGCGCCGCCTGCAGACCGACTTCATCGATCTGTACTGGATGCATGCCTGGGACCGGCACACCCCGATCGACGAGACGATGCGGGCGCTGGAGGATCTTGTGCGCGCCGGCAAGATACGGTACATCGGCTTTTCCGACACGCCCGCATGGAAGGTGATGGAGGCCCAGGGAATCGCACGCCAGCTTGGCGGCTCGCCGGTGATCGCGCTGCAGATAGAGTACTCGCTGCTCGAGCGGACGGTGGAAGGCGAGCTGGTGCCCATGGCGCTGCACGCCGGGCTCGGAATCACTCCCTGGTCCCCCCTGCGCTCCGGAGTGCTGACGGGAAAGTACACGCGCGAGAACGCCCGCAAGGGAGATGCGCCGCGAGGCGAGCGGGTGACACAGTCGCTGACCGAGCAGGCTTTCAAGGTGATTGACGGCGTCAAGGCAGTCGCCGGCGAGCTGCAGACGACTCCCGCGCGGGTTGCCCTGGCTTGGGTGCGGTCCCGCCCGGGTGTCGCTTCCCCGATCCTGGGAGTCCGGACCATGGCGCAGCTGGAGGACAACCTGCAGGCGCTGGAGGTGCAGCTGAGCTCCGCCCACCTCGAGACCCTCGAAGCAATCTCACGCCCGCAGCTGAACTTCCCCGCGGAATTCCTGCAACGCGCCGGGAACTTCGCGCGTGGTGGCGCGACTCTGAACGGTGAGACGTCCATGGCGCTTCCGCTCGCTCCAACGAGCGAAAAGCCCGCCTACTGA
- a CDS encoding sigma-54 dependent transcriptional regulator has translation MSRDPGMEEASAARLLVVDDEATQREMLSGILTRAGYRVTLAAAGVEALAILERDGFDLLLTDQKMPGMDGLSLLERATALQPDLPVILMTAYGSVSEAVSAMKRGAADYLTKPFDRDELLLVLGKVLKQRRLEEEVAALRGALNERYRLGGIIGSSPAMREVFSLIDRVAGTDVPVLIRGESGTGKELVARAIHERSRRAAGPFVALNCAAIPETLLESEFFGHERGAFTGATRSHAGRFQQAAGGTLFLDEIGAMRIDLQAKLLRALQEKEIQRLGSVGTIPVDVRILAATGENLEEAIRRRTFREDLFYRLNVVPLHLPALRERSEDIPLLVRHFAESAARRFEREPISVSPEVMDRFQVHPWLGNVRELENCIERMVLLARGPRLTPADLPPDLREAAAPGAVAGAPFELPPAGVRLPELERHLIVQALRRSRGSLGPAARLLGISYKTLQYRIQKFAIERQEIGLEPAAAGAFDPVEAPGGDPEF, from the coding sequence ATGAGCCGCGATCCCGGGATGGAGGAGGCAAGCGCGGCGCGCTTGCTGGTGGTCGACGACGAGGCGACCCAGCGGGAGATGCTGTCGGGGATCCTGACGCGCGCCGGCTACCGCGTGACGCTGGCTGCCGCGGGCGTCGAGGCGCTGGCCATCCTGGAGCGTGACGGCTTCGATTTGCTCCTGACCGATCAGAAAATGCCCGGCATGGACGGGCTGTCGCTGCTGGAGCGCGCCACCGCGCTGCAGCCCGATCTGCCCGTCATCCTGATGACCGCTTACGGATCGGTGTCGGAGGCGGTCTCCGCAATGAAACGGGGCGCGGCCGACTATCTGACCAAGCCTTTCGATCGCGACGAGCTGCTCCTGGTCCTGGGCAAGGTGCTCAAGCAGCGTCGCCTCGAGGAGGAGGTGGCGGCGCTGCGCGGCGCCCTGAACGAGCGCTATCGCCTGGGAGGGATCATCGGCTCCTCGCCCGCGATGCGCGAGGTCTTCTCCCTGATCGACCGGGTGGCGGGCACCGATGTGCCGGTGCTGATCCGCGGCGAGAGCGGCACCGGCAAGGAGCTGGTGGCCCGGGCGATCCACGAGCGCAGCCGGCGCGCCGCCGGTCCGTTCGTGGCGCTGAACTGCGCCGCTATTCCGGAGACGCTGCTGGAAAGCGAATTCTTCGGCCACGAGCGCGGCGCCTTCACCGGGGCGACGCGCAGCCATGCCGGGCGCTTTCAGCAGGCCGCCGGGGGCACCCTGTTCCTGGATGAGATCGGGGCGATGCGCATCGACCTGCAGGCCAAGCTCCTGCGCGCCCTGCAGGAAAAGGAAATCCAGCGGCTCGGCTCGGTCGGCACCATCCCGGTCGACGTGCGGATCCTGGCGGCCACCGGTGAGAACCTGGAGGAGGCGATCCGGCGCAGGACCTTCCGTGAGGACCTCTTCTACCGATTGAACGTCGTGCCGCTCCACTTACCGGCCCTGCGCGAGCGCAGCGAGGACATCCCGCTTCTGGTGCGGCATTTCGCCGAGTCGGCCGCGCGCCGTTTCGAGCGCGAGCCGATCAGCGTCTCGCCGGAGGTGATGGACCGCTTCCAGGTGCATCCCTGGCTGGGGAACGTGCGCGAGCTGGAGAACTGCATCGAGCGAATGGTGCTGCTGGCGCGCGGGCCGCGCCTCACGCCCGCCGATCTTCCTCCCGATCTGCGCGAGGCGGCCGCCCCCGGAGCGGTCGCCGGCGCTCCTTTCGAGCTTCCCCCGGCCGGCGTGAGGCTTCCCGAGCTGGAGCGGCATCTCATCGTCCAGGCACTGCGGCGCAGCCGGGGAAGCCTGGGACCCGCCGCCAGGCTGCTGGGGATCTCCTACAAGACCCTGCAATACCGCATTCAGAAATTCGCCATCGAGAGGCAGGAGATTGGATTGGAGCCGGCCGCAGCGGGTGCGTTCGACCCTGTTGAAGCGCCGGGCGGCGATCCCGAGTTCTGA